The proteins below come from a single Chryseobacterium sp. MA9 genomic window:
- a CDS encoding MFS transporter: MNYQKEIQMNTAAQTAKKGLPAALWALTISAFGIGTTEFVIVGLLPTVASDLGITIPSAGLLVSLYAIGVAIGAPILTALTAKVPRKMLLVSIMILFVIGNGLASIAPSFITLVLARILTGLAHGVYFSIGSTIAASLVPEEKRATAISIMFAGLTLAIVTGVPLGTFIGQHFGWRATFIGVSLLGIIGLMASLLLVPNNLKNGKTASIKSQFKVLGNRRLIFAFLMTAMGYGGTFVVFTYLSPILQKITGFQESTVTFILLIYGIAIALGNLIGGKVANKNPLKALLWMFAAQGLVLLAFYFTVSSPVLSIITLFLLGALSFASVPGLQLLVVQIAEKELPGTEDVASGINIAAFNIGIAIGSYAGGIIVTSSLGLASTPWIGALFLLVTVLITVYSIRLSKKN, encoded by the coding sequence ATGAATTATCAAAAAGAAATACAGATGAATACTGCAGCACAGACTGCTAAAAAAGGTCTTCCTGCAGCTTTATGGGCTTTAACGATAAGTGCCTTCGGAATAGGAACTACAGAGTTTGTCATTGTAGGACTGCTTCCTACCGTAGCCTCTGACCTTGGAATCACGATTCCTTCAGCAGGACTATTAGTAAGCCTTTATGCGATAGGAGTAGCTATCGGGGCTCCGATATTAACGGCATTAACAGCAAAAGTTCCACGTAAAATGCTTTTGGTTTCCATTATGATACTATTTGTCATTGGAAATGGTCTGGCATCTATTGCTCCCAGCTTTATAACATTAGTTCTGGCAAGAATTCTTACGGGATTGGCCCACGGTGTTTACTTTTCCATAGGTTCTACCATTGCTGCTTCACTGGTTCCTGAAGAGAAAAGAGCAACCGCTATTTCCATTATGTTTGCCGGGCTTACACTCGCCATTGTAACAGGAGTTCCGCTAGGAACTTTCATAGGACAGCATTTTGGATGGAGAGCAACTTTTATAGGCGTTTCACTACTTGGAATTATCGGATTAATGGCCAGTTTATTATTAGTTCCCAATAACCTGAAAAATGGAAAAACAGCTTCTATAAAAAGTCAGTTTAAAGTACTGGGAAACAGACGTCTGATTTTCGCCTTTTTAATGACAGCCATGGGATATGGAGGAACATTTGTAGTTTTTACTTATCTGTCACCTATTTTACAGAAAATTACAGGGTTTCAGGAGTCAACCGTCACCTTTATCCTTTTGATTTATGGAATTGCCATTGCCCTTGGAAATCTGATTGGTGGAAAAGTAGCGAATAAAAATCCACTGAAAGCCCTTCTATGGATGTTTGCAGCACAGGGATTGGTATTGCTTGCGTTTTATTTCACGGTAAGCAGTCCGGTTTTAAGCATTATTACACTTTTCCTTTTAGGAGCATTATCATTTGCTTCCGTGCCTGGACTTCAGTTATTAGTGGTACAGATTGCAGAAAAGGAGCTTCCCGGAACTGAGGATGTAGCTTCTGGGATTAATATTGCTGCATTTAATATCGGTATTGCGATTGGGTCTTATGCGGGAGGAATAATTGTAACATCCTCTTTAGGACTAGCAAGTACGCCATGGATCGGAGCTTTATTCCTGTTAGTTACCGTATTGATTACAGTGTACAGTATCCGTTTAAGCAAGAAAAATTAA
- the pdeM gene encoding ligase-associated DNA damage response endonuclease PdeM: MFIATKSISVRNHTFILTNQRAAFWEKEKALILSDLHIGKTAHFRKNGIALANHIMKSDLERLSALIEYFQPEKFIVVGDLLHAGDNSDVDEFCTWKNQYSGIQFYLIEGNHDRISEALEKKLCFHHKSEWLEIDGITFIHDFDTVRSGFQITGHIHPGIVLNSTVKNIRLPCFAHSDNQLLLPAFSEFTGLDTKNLPKNSKFFVFTDAEIYEI, from the coding sequence GTGTTTATAGCAACTAAAAGTATTTCTGTCCGAAACCATACTTTCATTCTGACCAATCAGCGTGCAGCATTCTGGGAAAAAGAAAAGGCTCTTATCCTTTCTGACCTTCACATTGGAAAAACAGCACATTTCCGCAAAAATGGTATTGCCCTCGCCAATCATATTATGAAAAGCGACCTGGAAAGATTATCAGCATTGATTGAATATTTTCAGCCTGAAAAATTTATTGTGGTTGGTGATTTACTTCATGCCGGAGATAATTCTGATGTGGACGAATTCTGCACATGGAAAAACCAATATTCCGGTATACAGTTTTATCTTATTGAAGGAAATCATGACCGGATATCAGAAGCGCTGGAGAAAAAACTATGCTTTCATCACAAATCTGAGTGGCTGGAAATAGATGGCATTACCTTTATTCACGATTTTGATACAGTAAGATCCGGATTCCAGATTACAGGACACATTCATCCCGGAATAGTGTTGAATTCTACTGTGAAAAATATCAGGCTTCCCTGCTTTGCTCACAGCGATAATCAGTTATTGCTCCCAGCCTTCAGTGAATTTACAGGACTGGATACTAAAAACCTGCCTAAGAATAGTAAATTTTTTGTGTTTACAGATGCAGAGATTTATGAAATTTAA
- a CDS encoding 2,3-diphosphoglycerate-dependent phosphoglycerate mutase, translating into MEKLFLVRHGQSLWNLENRFTGWKDIDITEAGIEEAKKAGLALKGERIDIAFTSALIRAQHTLSIILNELGNPNIPIVKDKALNERSYGNLEGLNKAETALKYGDEQVHTWRRSFDVVPPGGESLKDTYNRVIPYFESQIRPLLKKGENVLIVAHGNSLRALIMYLEHLSPEEILEREIATGFPLTYVFDEKFHVSRKVG; encoded by the coding sequence ATGGAAAAATTGTTCTTGGTCCGTCACGGACAGTCACTGTGGAATCTGGAAAACAGATTTACAGGGTGGAAAGATATCGATATAACTGAAGCCGGCATTGAAGAAGCCAAAAAAGCAGGTCTTGCATTAAAAGGAGAAAGAATAGATATCGCTTTCACTTCGGCGCTCATCAGGGCACAGCATACTCTATCCATCATTCTGAATGAATTAGGAAATCCCAATATACCAATCGTTAAGGATAAAGCCCTAAACGAACGTTCTTATGGAAATCTGGAAGGATTAAACAAAGCAGAAACTGCTTTGAAATACGGTGATGAACAGGTTCATACCTGGCGTAGATCTTTTGATGTTGTGCCTCCCGGAGGAGAAAGTCTTAAAGATACGTACAACAGAGTGATTCCTTATTTTGAAAGTCAGATAAGACCCTTATTAAAAAAAGGTGAAAATGTATTGATTGTCGCTCATGGAAACAGCCTTCGTGCACTGATCATGTATCTTGAACATTTGTCTCCTGAAGAAATTTTAGAAAGAGAAATTGCTACAGGTTTTCCCCTGACTTATGTTTTTGATGAAAAGTTTCATGTAAGTCGGAAGGTCGGCTGA
- a CDS encoding ligase-associated DNA damage response DEXH box helicase, with protein MTDKGIAPFKFQSETWKKFGTGYSGMVVAPTGFGKTFSVFLALVSDFLNHPEQYKKGLKMIWITPLRSLSKDIAKAMQEAIDEIGLDWVVGVRNGDTDPKVRQQQVKKMPEILVVTPESLHLLLAQKNHETFFRDMKCVTVDEWHELLGSKRGIMVELAISQLRKYVPKIKIWGITATIGNLDEAMEVLIPYPIKKTKITAKEHKKIDILPVFPDEIEILPWAGHLGNKLADKVVPIILESKSTIVFTNTRSQSEMWYQLLLDAHPDFAGQIAIHHSSIDAHLRIWIEENLSSGKLKAVVSTSSLDLGIDFKPVDTVIQVGSAKGVARFLQRAGRSGHSPFETSRIYCVPTHSLELIEVSALKEAVKQKVVEPREPQVLCFDVLVQFLMTLAVGDGFYPDELYERIKKVYAFQEIVDEEWKAVLEFLTIGGSVLKSYEEFHKIVIMEDGLYKVTSRKIAMLHRMNMGVIVSDAMLKVKFISGGYIGMIEEYFISKLKKEEKFILAGRTLEVVIIKDMTVYVRAAKGRALVPSYLGGRLPLSSNLGHFLREKLSHALNPKASEKELKFLHPLLINQEKNSHIPKEDEFLVEMIKNREGYHLFMYPFEGRLVHEVMAALIAYRISKLAPISFSMAMNDYGFELFSDKEIPLNEDNLQQILTRDNLMNDVIASINSAEMARRKFRDIAVISGMVIQNYAGQQRSNKSLQSSAGLIFKVLEDHDSNHFLIKQAYTEVFNMQLQEQRLVEAFKRIEKSEIILKYSRSFTPLSFPIKVDSLRQTLSSEGLDARIKRMLKLSDVSDLL; from the coding sequence ATGACCGATAAAGGCATTGCTCCTTTTAAATTTCAGTCGGAAACCTGGAAAAAATTTGGAACAGGTTACAGCGGAATGGTAGTTGCCCCGACAGGTTTTGGAAAAACTTTTTCGGTATTTTTGGCCCTAGTTTCAGATTTCCTGAATCATCCTGAACAATACAAAAAAGGTCTGAAAATGATCTGGATCACACCTCTCCGGTCTCTGTCCAAAGATATCGCAAAAGCCATGCAGGAAGCGATTGATGAGATAGGTCTCGATTGGGTCGTAGGAGTAAGAAATGGAGATACTGATCCGAAAGTAAGACAGCAGCAGGTAAAGAAAATGCCCGAAATTCTGGTTGTAACTCCAGAAAGCCTCCATTTGCTTCTCGCTCAGAAGAATCATGAAACCTTTTTCAGGGATATGAAATGTGTCACTGTTGATGAATGGCATGAATTACTGGGTTCAAAACGTGGCATCATGGTAGAACTGGCTATTTCACAGCTTAGAAAGTATGTTCCAAAGATTAAAATCTGGGGAATTACAGCTACCATCGGCAATCTTGATGAAGCCATGGAAGTGCTTATTCCGTATCCTATTAAAAAGACAAAAATCACAGCCAAAGAACACAAAAAAATAGATATTCTCCCGGTTTTTCCGGACGAAATCGAAATATTACCTTGGGCAGGACATCTTGGAAATAAACTTGCAGATAAAGTTGTTCCGATTATTCTGGAGTCAAAATCTACCATAGTATTTACGAATACCAGAAGCCAGAGTGAAATGTGGTATCAGCTTTTACTGGATGCTCATCCTGATTTTGCAGGCCAGATCGCGATTCATCACAGCTCCATTGATGCCCATTTGAGAATCTGGATTGAAGAAAATCTAAGTTCCGGTAAATTAAAAGCAGTTGTTTCCACATCATCGCTGGATCTTGGTATTGATTTTAAACCTGTAGATACCGTTATTCAGGTAGGATCTGCCAAAGGCGTTGCGCGTTTTCTTCAAAGAGCCGGACGCAGCGGTCACTCCCCTTTTGAAACCTCCAGAATCTATTGTGTTCCAACCCATTCTCTTGAACTGATTGAAGTTTCAGCTTTAAAAGAAGCAGTAAAACAGAAAGTTGTTGAGCCCAGAGAACCACAGGTCTTGTGTTTTGATGTGCTGGTTCAGTTTCTTATGACATTGGCGGTTGGAGATGGTTTTTATCCTGATGAACTGTACGAAAGAATTAAAAAAGTATATGCCTTTCAGGAAATAGTGGATGAAGAATGGAAAGCTGTTCTGGAATTTCTTACCATTGGCGGCAGTGTTTTAAAAAGCTATGAAGAATTCCACAAGATTGTTATTATGGAAGACGGCCTTTATAAAGTAACTTCAAGAAAAATAGCCATGCTTCACCGGATGAATATGGGGGTGATTGTGAGTGATGCGATGCTGAAAGTGAAATTTATTTCCGGAGGTTATATCGGAATGATTGAAGAATATTTTATTTCAAAACTGAAAAAAGAAGAAAAATTTATTCTGGCCGGACGTACACTGGAAGTGGTGATCATCAAAGATATGACGGTATACGTGAGAGCGGCCAAAGGTAGAGCTTTAGTTCCGAGTTATCTTGGTGGAAGGCTTCCTTTGAGCTCCAATCTGGGACATTTTTTAAGGGAAAAACTTTCACATGCTTTAAATCCGAAAGCTTCGGAAAAAGAACTTAAATTTCTGCACCCTCTTTTGATCAATCAGGAAAAAAATTCCCATATTCCCAAAGAAGATGAATTTCTTGTCGAAATGATTAAAAACCGCGAAGGATATCATTTGTTTATGTATCCTTTTGAAGGCCGCCTCGTGCATGAAGTAATGGCTGCTTTGATTGCTTATCGTATATCAAAACTAGCTCCTATCTCCTTTTCTATGGCGATGAACGATTATGGTTTTGAGCTGTTCAGTGATAAAGAAATCCCACTTAATGAAGATAATCTGCAGCAGATTTTAACCAGAGATAATCTGATGAATGATGTGATTGCAAGTATCAATTCTGCTGAAATGGCGAGGAGAAAATTTAGGGACATTGCCGTGATTTCAGGAATGGTGATTCAAAACTATGCCGGACAACAACGTTCCAATAAATCATTGCAGAGTTCGGCCGGGCTTATTTTTAAAGTACTGGAAGACCATGATTCCAATCACTTTTTAATAAAACAGGCCTATACGGAAGTCTTTAATATGCAGCTTCAGGAGCAGCGGCTTGTAGAAGCTTTTAAAAGAATTGAAAAATCTGAAATTATTTTAAAATATTCCCGATCCTTTACCCCGCTCAGTTTCCCGATCAAAGTAGACAGCTTAAGGCAGACACTTTCTAGTGAAGGGTTGGATGCGAGGATTAAGAGAATGCTGAAGCTGTCTGATGTAAGTGATCTTTTATAG
- a CDS encoding ATP-dependent DNA ligase translates to MRHFAELINALETTNKTNAKIDAIIDYLERAPDEDKVWFIALFTGKRPKRNVNTNYMKEWALEITKLPYWLFQESYSSVGDLGETLSLILPPPQKKIERSLSEWMNDIVSLKGKTDLEKKEFILQSWNGLDYTERLIFNKLIGGSFRIGVSDKTLINALTKFSGQESSALMHSLMGKWLPDEVSFKELIDAENVNPDNSKPYPFCLAYPLEKETEELGNPDEWLVEYKWDGIRGQIIRRNDEVFIWSRGEELVTEQFPEIAEAVKAMKGNFVLDGEILAVKDGKVLNFNELQKRLNRKTLTKKMLSEIPIEVFVYDLLELEDNDLREKPISARRALLEELLLNENPERISISKSLDFEKWGELDAIRENSRAVNSEGLMLKQKNSPYHSGRKKGDWWKWKINPFTIDAVLIYAQKGSGRRSAYYTDYTFAVKNGDNLVTIAKAYSGLTDKEIMEVSRFVTKNAIEKFGPVRTVKAELVFEIAFEGIGFSNRHKSGVALRFPRIVRWRKDKTVDEIDSLEEIKKLIQ, encoded by the coding sequence ATGAGACATTTTGCAGAGCTTATCAACGCCTTGGAAACCACCAATAAAACCAATGCTAAAATTGATGCCATCATTGATTATCTGGAACGAGCTCCTGATGAAGATAAAGTATGGTTTATTGCCTTATTTACCGGAAAAAGGCCCAAGAGAAATGTAAATACCAATTACATGAAAGAATGGGCTTTGGAAATCACAAAACTTCCTTACTGGCTGTTTCAGGAATCCTATTCTTCCGTGGGTGATCTTGGGGAAACATTATCATTGATTCTTCCGCCTCCGCAGAAAAAAATAGAACGTTCATTATCAGAATGGATGAATGATATTGTCAGTTTAAAAGGCAAAACAGACTTAGAAAAAAAAGAATTCATACTGCAATCATGGAATGGTTTGGATTATACCGAACGTCTGATTTTTAATAAATTAATTGGTGGAAGCTTCCGGATTGGCGTATCAGATAAAACATTAATTAATGCATTAACCAAATTTTCAGGGCAGGAATCGAGCGCTTTGATGCACAGTTTAATGGGAAAATGGCTGCCGGATGAAGTTTCTTTCAAAGAACTTATTGATGCAGAAAATGTGAATCCTGACAACTCAAAACCCTATCCCTTCTGTCTTGCCTATCCTTTGGAAAAAGAAACTGAAGAATTGGGAAATCCTGATGAATGGCTGGTAGAATATAAATGGGATGGAATACGCGGACAAATCATTCGTAGAAACGATGAAGTCTTCATATGGTCAAGAGGTGAAGAGCTCGTGACAGAACAATTTCCGGAAATTGCAGAAGCAGTAAAAGCCATGAAAGGCAACTTTGTACTGGATGGAGAAATACTTGCAGTAAAAGATGGTAAAGTTTTAAATTTTAATGAATTACAAAAAAGATTAAACAGGAAAACTTTAACTAAAAAAATGCTTTCGGAAATTCCAATAGAAGTCTTTGTCTATGATTTATTGGAACTTGAAGATAATGATCTGAGAGAAAAACCAATTTCCGCAAGAAGAGCGTTGCTTGAAGAATTATTACTGAATGAAAATCCGGAACGCATCAGTATTTCCAAAAGTCTGGATTTTGAAAAATGGGGAGAATTAGATGCTATTCGTGAAAATTCAAGAGCCGTAAACAGCGAAGGATTAATGTTAAAACAAAAAAACTCACCCTACCATTCCGGCCGGAAAAAAGGAGACTGGTGGAAATGGAAAATCAATCCGTTTACCATTGATGCAGTGCTTATTTATGCTCAAAAAGGAAGCGGCAGACGAAGTGCCTACTACACTGATTATACTTTTGCCGTGAAAAACGGAGATAATCTGGTGACCATCGCCAAAGCCTATTCTGGGTTGACAGATAAAGAAATCATGGAAGTGAGCAGATTTGTGACCAAAAATGCTATTGAGAAATTCGGCCCTGTAAGAACCGTAAAAGCAGAACTGGTCTTCGAAATTGCTTTTGAAGGCATAGGTTTCAGCAATCGTCATAAAAGCGGTGTAGCCCTCCGGTTTCCAAGAATTGTAAGGTGGCGGAAAGACAAAACAGTAGATGAAATTGACTCTCTTGAAGAAATCAAAAAATTAATACAATAA
- a CDS encoding ligase-associated DNA damage response exonuclease yields the protein MKLITFTKKGIYCPQGKFYIDPWRPVDMAVITHGHADHARWGMKKYLCHHFTKPILHQRIGTDIECQSVEYGEVITINGVKLSLHPAGHIIGSAQIRLEYKGYVTVISGDYKVQDDGLSTPFELVKCNEFVTESTFGLPIYNWLEVPDLNKKLQNWVLKNKENNKTSVFIGYSLGKAQRIMKAVEELGKIYVHYSIGKLNEAFETVGINLPEYTIADFRERPKEVEHEIVIVPPALLDSNIIRKIPDAATAICSGWMQVRGARRWRSADAGFAMSDHADWKGLLQTVKATEAEIVHVTHGQTEVFSKYLNEIGVRADIVETLFGEDEEESEKETPENPES from the coding sequence TTGAAATTAATCACATTTACCAAAAAAGGCATTTACTGTCCACAAGGGAAATTCTATATAGATCCATGGAGGCCTGTGGATATGGCGGTTATTACTCATGGCCATGCCGATCATGCCCGTTGGGGAATGAAAAAATACCTTTGTCACCATTTTACCAAACCTATTCTTCATCAGAGAATCGGAACGGATATCGAATGCCAGAGCGTAGAATATGGAGAAGTGATTACCATCAATGGAGTAAAACTTTCACTTCACCCTGCCGGACACATTATTGGTTCTGCACAGATCAGACTTGAATATAAAGGATATGTAACCGTCATCTCGGGGGATTATAAAGTTCAGGATGACGGCCTGAGCACTCCTTTCGAGCTGGTAAAATGCAATGAATTTGTTACAGAAAGTACTTTTGGTCTGCCCATTTACAACTGGCTTGAAGTTCCGGATTTAAATAAGAAACTTCAGAATTGGGTACTGAAGAATAAGGAAAACAATAAAACCTCTGTATTCATCGGGTATTCTTTAGGAAAGGCCCAACGTATTATGAAGGCAGTGGAAGAATTGGGAAAAATATACGTCCATTATTCCATCGGAAAACTGAATGAAGCCTTTGAAACAGTAGGAATTAATCTTCCTGAATATACCATTGCAGATTTCAGAGAACGTCCGAAAGAAGTTGAGCATGAAATTGTAATTGTTCCTCCTGCTTTACTCGACAGTAATATCATCAGAAAAATTCCTGATGCAGCTACCGCGATATGCTCCGGCTGGATGCAGGTTCGTGGTGCCAGAAGATGGCGGAGTGCTGATGCAGGCTTTGCAATGAGTGATCATGCAGACTGGAAGGGATTGCTCCAGACCGTAAAAGCAACCGAAGCTGAGATTGTACATGTTACACACGGACAGACGGAAGTTTTTTCAAAATATCTGAATGAAATTGGAGTCCGGGCAGACATTGTGGAAACCCTATTTGGTGAAGATGAAGAAGAATCTGAAAAAGAAACCCCTGAAAATCCGGAATCATGA
- a CDS encoding SDR family oxidoreductase translates to MSKTILITGAASGFGKIAAFDLAKKGHKVIATTQVYPQMSDLIREANEQGINLTVDKLDVTSQRDVDYILKKYDDIDILISNAGIMEGGPIAEQPVDIIRSMFEVNVFGALNLAQGFIKKFVEKKSGKIVFTSSMGGLWTVPYVAAYCASKHALESIAEGLRTELAPFNIKIATCNPGVFGTGFNDRGVDSIFHWYDPKINFTPESAFDGAAESLAHQLDPLSMAEVIVNVALDDESHFRNVHPKETEEFVKQLQADAWTAKS, encoded by the coding sequence ATGAGTAAAACAATTTTAATTACAGGTGCAGCAAGTGGATTCGGAAAGATTGCTGCTTTTGATCTTGCTAAAAAAGGACATAAAGTAATTGCTACTACACAGGTCTATCCTCAAATGAGTGATTTGATCCGTGAAGCTAATGAACAGGGAATTAATCTTACAGTGGATAAACTGGATGTAACCAGCCAAAGAGATGTAGACTATATCTTAAAGAAATATGATGATATAGATATTCTCATCAGCAATGCCGGAATTATGGAAGGCGGCCCGATTGCAGAGCAACCCGTAGATATTATCCGCTCTATGTTTGAAGTGAATGTATTTGGTGCATTGAATCTTGCACAGGGATTTATCAAAAAGTTTGTTGAAAAGAAAAGCGGTAAGATTGTTTTCACCTCTTCAATGGGAGGTTTATGGACGGTTCCTTATGTAGCAGCTTATTGTGCATCAAAACATGCGTTGGAATCTATTGCTGAAGGATTGAGAACAGAACTGGCTCCATTTAATATCAAGATTGCAACTTGTAATCCGGGTGTATTTGGAACGGGTTTCAATGACAGGGGTGTGGATTCTATTTTCCATTGGTATGACCCGAAAATCAATTTCACTCCGGAATCTGCTTTTGACGGTGCTGCCGAATCTTTAGCTCATCAACTGGATCCTCTGTCCATGGCGGAGGTGATTGTGAATGTAGCTTTAGATGATGAAAGTCATTTCAGAAATGTACATCCAAAAGAAACCGAAGAGTTTGTAAAACAGCTGCAGGCAGATGCATGGACCGCAAAAAGTTAA
- a CDS encoding heme-binding protein encodes MELNYNTAEKALQAAKEKALSMNIPVSISVVDTGGHLIALARLNSVYGVIDFAIKKAKTAVMFGVDSDVMGSIISETGIHGYGMLNSNEGLLTIAGGVVLKNEEGKIIGGIGSSGGTPEQDKEIAEAGAHAIA; translated from the coding sequence ATGGAATTGAATTATAACACAGCAGAAAAAGCTTTACAAGCAGCCAAAGAAAAGGCGTTATCTATGAATATTCCCGTAAGTATTTCTGTGGTGGATACTGGGGGACATCTTATTGCATTGGCCAGACTGAACAGTGTCTATGGAGTGATCGATTTTGCCATTAAAAAAGCAAAAACAGCTGTGATGTTCGGGGTAGACAGTGATGTAATGGGAAGTATTATCTCAGAAACCGGAATCCATGGATATGGAATGCTGAATTCAAATGAGGGACTTTTAACCATTGCAGGTGGTGTTGTCCTTAAAAATGAAGAGGGAAAGATTATTGGTGGAATAGGTTCTTCAGGCGGGACTCCTGAGCAGGATAAAGAAATTGCAGAGGCAGGAGCTCATGCTATTGCTTAA